In the genome of Fusarium fujikuroi IMI 58289 draft genome, chromosome FFUJ_chr02, one region contains:
- a CDS encoding related to succinate-semialdehyde dehydrogenase → MATVSSSTSLLRDPALFREKAYINGQWTEAGANSRFSVFNPFSKEYLGSCPDLDNSGTEEAINFAEKAFEDFQHSSPRERKRILKDWFELMQEHEKDLATILSLENGRPIGAAHAEIKYAASFLEWFEGESVRSYGDSGQASARGTQVITIKQPIGVAGIITPWNFPSAMITRKAGAALAAGCCMVIKPAAETPYSALALAELGHRAGIPAGVINVLTSQSNTVDVGKLICEHPSVKKLSFTGSTAVGKTLMQQSSHSLKKLSMELGGNAPFVGKVYIQKGIEDTFVDRLIDTINEQVIKGDPLSSGTTIGPLINVKWTKKVERLVEDALQQGANLVLGGTRSADDQENYYPPTILTGMSHSMQASKEELFGPVVAVYSFEDDKDLIAMANDSDVGLGAYIYTDTLSQAWKTTEMLQTGMVGVNTGVISDPVAPFGGVKHSGFGREGGRTGIEEFQVLKTVSIGGLDGR, encoded by the exons ATGGCCACTGTGTCAAGCTCAACG TCTCTGTTACGAGACCCAGCGTTGTTTAGAGAAAAGGCCTACATTAACGGGCAATGGACCGAGGCCGGTGCTAACTCACGGTTCTCGGTCTTCAACCCATTTTCAAAAGAATACCTGGGCTCATGCCCCGACCT TGATAATTCGggaacagaagaagcaattAATTTCGCTGAAAAGGCATTTGAGGATTTCCAGCATTCCTCACCTCGAGAGCGCAAAAGAATCTTGAAGGACTGGTTTGAGCTTATGCAAGAACATGAGAAAGACCTTGCCACGATTCTGAGTCTTGAGAATGGAAGACCGATTGGGGCAGCCCATGCTGAGATTAAGTATGCAGCCAGTTTCCTCGAATGGTTTGAAGGTGAGTCAGTCCGCTCCTACGGAGATTCAGGCCAAGCCAGTGCAAGAGGAACACAAGTTATCACGATAAAGCAGCCGATCGGTGTTGCTGGAATAATCACGCCCTGGAACTTTCCATCTGCCATGATAACTCGAAAGGCGGGTGCTGCTCTCGCGGCTGGCTGCTGTATGGTTATTAAGCCAGCGGCCGAGACACCATACTCCGCGTTGGCCCTAGCTGAGCTGGGCCATCGTGCTGGTATTCCTGCTGGCGTAATCAATGTTTTGACCAGTCAAAGCAATACTGTAGATGTTGGAAAGCTCATCTGCGAGCATCCTTCTGTTAAGAAGCTGTCTTTTACAGGGTCTACTGCCGTTGGCAAGACTCTGATGCAACAGTCAAGCCATtccctcaagaagctctcgatGGAGCTTGGAGGGAATGCTCCATTTGTTGGCAA GGTGTATATTCAAAAGGGCATTGAGGACACATTCGTGGATAGGCTGATAGACACCATCAACGAGCAAGTTATCAAAGGAGACCCTCTGTCGTCTGGCACAACCATCGGACCTCTGATCAACGTCAAGTGGACCAAAAAGGTCGAGCGACTCGTAGAGGACGCTCTCCAGCAAGGAGCGAATCTAGTGCTAGGTGGAACGCGATCGGCAGATGACCAAGAGAACTATTACCCGCCTACGATCCTGACAGGCATGTCACATTCGATGCAGGCAAGCAAGGAGGAATTGTTTGGACCGGTGGTTGCTGTCTACTCATTTGAGGACGACAAGGATTTGATTGCAATGGCCAATGACTCGGACGTCGGCCTCGGCGCTTATATCTACACCGACACGCTTAGCCAGGCGTGGAAGACGACTGAAATGCTACAAACTGGCATGGTCGGGGTCAACACGGGTGTAATATCCGACCCTGTGGCCCCGTTTGGTGGAGTCAAACATTCGGGCTTCGGACGAGAAGGCGGCAGAACCGGAATTGAAGAGTTCCAGGTGCTCAAG ACCGTAAGTATCGGCGGACTCGATGGCCGATAG
- a CDS encoding related to short-chain alcohol dehydrogenase, which produces MNLSRNIPRLVGKVAIVTGGGSGYGEGIAKRFAQEGAKVLITDLNKRGGERVVETDHDSISFLKADVGLQEDWRKVIETAKSRYGRLDCLVNNAGVTYHNKPTSSVTEEDFDRCFRVNVKGVFFGSQAFLPELIKQGEGGTMINVASVGATRPRPGLVWYNASKGAIWNATKGLAAEYGAHNIRINSVCTLLGGTGLFIANVPLQRLCKPEDVAGACLFLASDDGKFITGINMEVDGGRAI; this is translated from the exons ATGAACTTATCGAGAAACATTCCGAGGCTCGTTGGCAAGGTTGCTATCGTCACTG GCGGTGGCTCTGGCTATGGAGAGGGCATCGCCAAGAGATTCGCCCAAGAAGGAGCCAAAGTTCTGATTACCGACCTAAACAAGCGGGGTGGAGAGAGAGTGGTAGAGACCGACCATGACtctatttctttcttgaAAGCAGATGTTGGACTTCAAGAAGACTGGAGAAAGGTTATTGAGACTGCTAAATCTCGATACGGGCGGCTCGATTGTCTCGTGAACAATGCTGGCGTCACATATCACAACAAG ccCACATCTTCTGTGACCGAAGAGGACTTTGATAGGTGTTTCCGAGTCAACGTCAAGGGCGTATTCTTTGGCTCACAGGCCTTTCTTCCGGAGCTGATCAAACAAGGCGAAGGTGGGACTATGATTAACGTGGCGTCAGTTGGTGCTACGAGACCCCGGCCAGGCCTCGTCTGGTATAATGCTTCCAAAGGTGCAATCTGGAAC GCAACTAAGGGCTTGGCTGCGGAATATGGCGCACACAATATCCGCATCAACTCGGTCTGTACCCTTCTTGGCGGAACTGGCTT ATTCATCGCCAATGTACCATTACAGCGGCTTTGCAAGCCAGAGGATGTTGCTGGCGCTTGCTTGTTCCTTGCGTCGGACGACGGCAAATTTATTACTGGTATCAATATGGAGGTTGATGGAGGCAGAGCCATCTGA
- a CDS encoding related to exopolygalacturonase — protein sequence MLFNNLVSAVAVSALVSSVVGTSSRNSALPKRPHVEAAPYGTGKAFPASPARSRKDFCYVNAGKGKNVDDAPSILKAFKKCNKGGTIVLDQKYSIASPLDLTWLAHVDVIITGEVNFKSDPYYWADHSFKYDFQNMSSFWKIGGKDIHIYGDLTKGESVLDGHGQAYWEEMAVNKTLLRPILLTIEDAHGLTMSNLRMRNPPNWFNIIINSTDVLISDLDLEAKSLNGVKIANSDGWDTYRSDRIVIQDSVINNTDDCVSFKPNSTNVVVQNLVCNGSHGISVGSLGQYKGETDIVENLYIYNISMSNASDGARIKVWPGVETAFQDLLNGGGGLGRVRNVTYDTFYHENNDNAITITQCYGQKNQTLCNEFPANLTIEDVTMKNFWGTVSTKYDPRAGTLVCSAPDRCSNIVAEDIRVQVPSKKPPVYDCQNIDTSTLDITCRDPTSARDTTNG from the exons ATGTTGTTCAATAACCTTGTTTCGGCGGTCGCCGTGTCTGCTCTTGTGTCATCAGTTGTTGGCACCTCGTCTCGCAACTCGGCATTACCCAAGAGGCCCCATGTTGAAGCTGCCCCTTATGGTACAGGGAAGGCCTTTCCTGCCTCTCCCGCACGATCTCGCAAGGATTTCTGTTATGTCAACGcgggcaagggcaagaatgTCGACGATGCTCCTAGCATCTTGAAAGCGTTCAAGAAGTGCAACAAAGGAGGCACAATTGTTCTTGACCAAAAGTACAGCATTGCCTCGCCACTTGACTTGACATGGCTCGCTCATGTCGACGTTATCATTACTGGAGAGGTCAACTTCAAGTCCGATCCCTACTACTGGGCAGACCACAGCTTCAAGTATGACTTCCAGAACATGTCCTCGTTCTGGAAGATTGGTGGCAAGGATATCCATATTTACGGTGATCTGACAAAGGGAGAGTCTGTGCTTGATGGCCATGGGCAAGCTTACTGGGAAGAGATGGCTGTCAACAAGACT TTACTCAGACCAATCCTGTTGACGATTGAGGACGCACATGGCCTCACCATGTCAAACCTGCGAATGCGCAACCCACCCAAC TGGTTCAACAttatcatcaacagcactgACGTGTTGATCAGTGATTTGGATCTTGAAGCCAAGAGCTTGAATGGGGTCAAAATCGCCAACTCTGATGGTTGGGATACTTACCGTTCCGACCGCATCGTCATCCAAGACTCTGTTATCAACAACACAGACG ATTGCGTATCATTCAAGCCAAACAGTACAAACGTGGTTGTTCAGAACCTCGTGTGCAATGGCTCTCATGGTATTAGTGTTGGTTCCCTGGGCCAGTACAAAGGCGAGACCGACATCGTGGAGAATCTTTACATCTACAACATCTCCATGTCTAATGCCAGCGATGGTGCTCGAATCAAGGTCTGGCCTGGCGTTGAGACTGCCTTCCAGGATCTTCTGaacggcggcggcggtctCGGCCGTGTCAGAAACGTGACATACGATACCTTCTACCACGAGAATAACGACAACGCTATCACCATTACTCAGTGTTATGGTCAGAAGAATCAGACTCTGTGCAACGAGTTCCCT GCAAACCTGACTATTGAGGATGTCACGATGAAGAACTTCTGGGGAACAGTTTCAACCAAATACGACCCACGAGCTGGAACTCTCGTTTGCAGTGCACCCGAT CGTTGCAGTAATATCGTGGCTGAGGATATCAGAGTCCAGGTTCCAAGCAAGAAGCCACCGGTCTACGACTGTCAGAACATTGACACAAGCACTTTGGATATTACATGCCGAGACCCAACCAGTGCCAGGGACACAACGAATGGATAG